In Prunus dulcis chromosome 1, ALMONDv2, whole genome shotgun sequence, the following are encoded in one genomic region:
- the LOC117616596 gene encoding uncharacterized protein LOC117616596 isoform X2, protein MGISLRDRNRLECFPEQLSSISSKPWYAHGIAEAIMRTANLSVPLKIYEIGGGSGTCAKGIMDYIMLNAPPRVYNNMTYISVEVSPSLAEIQRETVGEVRSHLSKFRVECRDATDRSGWGDAEQQPCWVIMLEVLDNLPHDLIYSENQVSPWMEVWVEKQQDRETLSELYKPLQDSLIKRCVEIIDLDKKHDSQNSAILKAKSVWSKVFPKPQRCWLPTGCLKLLEVLHEVLPKMSLIASDFSYLPDVRILGERAPLVSTKKDGSSSDYSSYLDARGDADIFFPTEFWLLERIDHYCSGWLKLQKDLSSKEGKKRRTITLDTSSFMDEFGLPSKTRTKDGYNPLLDDFKNTKFYLSVPTHNTV, encoded by the exons ATGGGTATTTCTCTCAGAGATCGAAATCGGTTGGAGTGCTTCCCAGAGCAATTAAGTTCAATCAGCTCGAAG CCTTGGTATGCGCACGGGATTGCTGAAGCCATAATGCGTACTGCTAACCTTTCAGTTCCCCTAAAG ATATATGAAATTGGTGGTGGATCAGGAACTTGTGCAAAGGGAATTATGGATTACATCATGCTGAATGCACCGCCAAGAGTTTACAACAATATGACTTACAT CTCAGTCGAAGTCAGTCCCTCACTCGCTGAGATACAAAGAGAAACTGTTGGAGAAGTCCGTAGTCACTTATCAAAGTTTCGAGTAGAATGTCGTGATGCTACTGACAGGAGTGGATGGG GAGATGCGGAGCAACAACCATGTTGGGTAATAATGCTTGAG GTACTTGATAATCTTCCACATGATCTTATCTACTCAGAAAATCAAGTTTCCCCATGGATGGAAGTATGGGTAGAGAAGCAACAGGATAG GGAAACACTGTCTGAATTGTATAAGCCATTGCAAGACTCACTAATTAAACGATGTGTTGAGATCATCGATTTGGACAAAAAACATGATTCTCAAAACAGTGCAATACTAAAAGCAAAAAGTGTTTGGTCTAAAGTCTTTCCAAAACCTCAAAGATGTTGGCTGCCAACTGGTTGCTTG AAACTGCTTGAAGTTTTGCATGAGGTGCTACCAAAGATGTCTTTAATCGCTTCAGACTTTAGTTACCTACCTGACGTAAGAATACTTGGTGAAAGAGCTCCATTGGTTTCAACCAAG AAAGATGGCAGCAGCTCAGATTATAGCAGTTATCTAGATGCAAGG GGGGATGCTGACATATTTTTCCCCACTGAATTTTGGCTTTTGGAACGTATTGACCATTACTGTTCTGGATGGCTGAAACTGCAGAAAGATCTGTCGTCCAAGGAAGGGAAGAAGAGGCGAACAATTACA CTTGATACGTCGTCATTCATGGACGAGTTTGGCTTGCCCTCGAAGACAAGAACCAAGGACGGATACAATCCACTTTTGGACGATTTCAAGAATACGAAATTTTATCTAAGTGTTCCAACACATAATACTGTATAG
- the LOC117616596 gene encoding uncharacterized protein LOC117616596 isoform X1, whose translation MMLCRALRPKNLPLLFHKPKVNPCELWGAPFGSLFSTHIVGDKPILVRDFIHSALYDPKHGYFSQRSKSVGVLPRAIKFNQLEGRKGYMKYLDKIYKESEVSWFTPVEIFKPWYAHGIAEAIMRTANLSVPLKIYEIGGGSGTCAKGIMDYIMLNAPPRVYNNMTYISVEVSPSLAEIQRETVGEVRSHLSKFRVECRDATDRSGWGDAEQQPCWVIMLEVLDNLPHDLIYSENQVSPWMEVWVEKQQDRETLSELYKPLQDSLIKRCVEIIDLDKKHDSQNSAILKAKSVWSKVFPKPQRCWLPTGCLKLLEVLHEVLPKMSLIASDFSYLPDVRILGERAPLVSTKKDGSSSDYSSYLDARGDADIFFPTEFWLLERIDHYCSGWLKLQKDLSSKEGKKRRTITLDTSSFMDEFGLPSKTRTKDGYNPLLDDFKNTKFYLSVPTHNTV comes from the exons ATGATGCTGTGCCGTGCCCTTCGTCCCAAAAATCTTCCTTTGCTCTTCCACAAGCCCAAAG TGAATCCATGTGAACTCTGGGGAGCTCCATTTGGATCCCTTTTCTCCACACACATTGTCGGCGACAAGCCGATTCTT GTTCGTGATTTCATTCATTCTGCATTATACGATCCGAAACATGGGTATTTCTCTCAGAGATCGAAATCGGTTGGAGTGCTTCCCAGAGCAATTAAGTTCAATCAGCTCGAAG GTAGGAAAGGTTATATGAAATACTTGGATAAAATTTACAAAGAAAGTGAGGTATCATGGTTTACTCCTGTGGAAATTTTTAAg CCTTGGTATGCGCACGGGATTGCTGAAGCCATAATGCGTACTGCTAACCTTTCAGTTCCCCTAAAG ATATATGAAATTGGTGGTGGATCAGGAACTTGTGCAAAGGGAATTATGGATTACATCATGCTGAATGCACCGCCAAGAGTTTACAACAATATGACTTACAT CTCAGTCGAAGTCAGTCCCTCACTCGCTGAGATACAAAGAGAAACTGTTGGAGAAGTCCGTAGTCACTTATCAAAGTTTCGAGTAGAATGTCGTGATGCTACTGACAGGAGTGGATGGG GAGATGCGGAGCAACAACCATGTTGGGTAATAATGCTTGAG GTACTTGATAATCTTCCACATGATCTTATCTACTCAGAAAATCAAGTTTCCCCATGGATGGAAGTATGGGTAGAGAAGCAACAGGATAG GGAAACACTGTCTGAATTGTATAAGCCATTGCAAGACTCACTAATTAAACGATGTGTTGAGATCATCGATTTGGACAAAAAACATGATTCTCAAAACAGTGCAATACTAAAAGCAAAAAGTGTTTGGTCTAAAGTCTTTCCAAAACCTCAAAGATGTTGGCTGCCAACTGGTTGCTTG AAACTGCTTGAAGTTTTGCATGAGGTGCTACCAAAGATGTCTTTAATCGCTTCAGACTTTAGTTACCTACCTGACGTAAGAATACTTGGTGAAAGAGCTCCATTGGTTTCAACCAAG AAAGATGGCAGCAGCTCAGATTATAGCAGTTATCTAGATGCAAGG GGGGATGCTGACATATTTTTCCCCACTGAATTTTGGCTTTTGGAACGTATTGACCATTACTGTTCTGGATGGCTGAAACTGCAGAAAGATCTGTCGTCCAAGGAAGGGAAGAAGAGGCGAACAATTACA CTTGATACGTCGTCATTCATGGACGAGTTTGGCTTGCCCTCGAAGACAAGAACCAAGGACGGATACAATCCACTTTTGGACGATTTCAAGAATACGAAATTTTATCTAAGTGTTCCAACACATAATACTGTATAG